The sequence TTTTTTTGCCTTGCGCCAATGATAAATCCAACCAATTAAAAATATAAATGCAAGTAAGAACCCCATAACGCATCCCACCCTTTAAAGAATTTTAAAATTAGCACAGATTTTCTGTTTATCAAATACAGCTTGACATTTATTCGCTTATGCGGCAGATTTTTCCATGGTGCTGAACACACCACCAACAGCGGAAGTGCAACCGATATTGCAATTTCCTTATACGATTATCGCAATGGCAACGCTTTTCAGCGCTTTGCTTGCTATGGTCGGGTGTCCATAGTTATACAAAACCAGTAATGGGAAGGCTATGGGCGGACTGTTGGCCGTGTTCAACCACCCGACTTTATTTTGCTCCCTTGAACAGGAGTACTTTGAACCGATACCAACAGGAGGCCGTTATGGCTGTTACTTCCATTCCCCAACTAACGGATGAATCCGTCTTAGCCCAAAAACTAGCCTATGAAATTTATCATAAAAAGCGGCTTTTAGTCGAAGCTATTATTGAAAACCTAATTAATCTTTTAGATCAAATCGACGGCGATGCTGATTTTGAACCTGATGAAAGTGATTTTGAAGAAGACGGCGATTTTGAACCCAAATATGGTTGGTCTTCCTATTTTAATCAAGATTGCAAAAGCTTTCACAAGGGCGAACCTTATCGGCTGGTCAATGATAAGCATCCAGCAACTGCTATGCGCAGTCTTTTCGAGATACCCGCGATGGATAGATATAAGGGGATTTATATATGAATCCCTTAACCACCTTTGATTTTGAAGACCATGTTGTGCGCTCAATGCTAATTGACGGCGAGCCTTGGTTTGTTGGCAAAGATATTTGTCTATGCCTAAGCATTGAAAATAATCGGGATGCCTTAGCTACTCTGTGCGATGACGAAAAGGGTGTCGGTAATACCGACACCCTTGGTGGCAACCAACAAATGACGATTATAAATGAAGCGGGTTTATACCGCCTTGTCTTTCGCTCACGCAAAGCAGAGGCAGAGCGCTTCAAGCGGTGGCTTGCCCATGAGGTTTTGCCCTCTATCCGCAAAACGGGGCAATATCGCACTGCGTCAATTGACCTTGATAATATTGACGAAAAATTGCGACTGGTGGCAGAGTCTCGCCGCATCTTTGGACGTAAGGCCGCACAAATATTATGGGATGATATTGGCCTACCACCTGTCGCGCAAGAAGACGATAAACCAGTAATCAACCACAATAACCAACTATTAGATTATTTACGCGAATTTATCGACCAATGCTTGATTGAAGACCCAACAGGCCGCATCAGTGCCGATGAAGCTTATAAAACCTATTGTGCATGGGCTGCCAAAGCCCACGCCCCTTATTTTACTAAAATGCACTTTTCGCGACTTATGGTCAAAGGCATTTATATCCGCCGCGTCAAATCTGGCACAAGCTACTATTGCGGATATAGGATTAACGAGGAAATCTTGCTTAATGACCACAAAACAATTTCACATTAACAATTATTAGCATTTTAAAACCAGATATTTGTAATATTTGCCCTTGTTATTTTATATCGCATTCTACTTATAGATGAATGACATATAAACCACTTCTAAAATGGGAAAGAGCGTGGGATAAAGCCCCTCGTGATTTCGTCGCCCTTCATCCAAAAGAAGATTTTCCAGTCGTTAAGATTAGCTACAATGAGGAGCAATCAAATGAAGAACCTTGGGAGTGGCTAGTTGTTGATCCAACAATAACTCCACGCGATTTATTAGACCGTGAAAGTGGAAGCACAAAGCATCAAGTTGATGCAATTGCTGCTGCAGAAAGGGCTTGGTTTACTCTAAGTGATCAAAATTCAAAATTATTTGA comes from Bartonella sp. HY038 and encodes:
- a CDS encoding Bro-N domain-containing protein produces the protein MNPLTTFDFEDHVVRSMLIDGEPWFVGKDICLCLSIENNRDALATLCDDEKGVGNTDTLGGNQQMTIINEAGLYRLVFRSRKAEAERFKRWLAHEVLPSIRKTGQYRTASIDLDNIDEKLRLVAESRRIFGRKAAQILWDDIGLPPVAQEDDKPVINHNNQLLDYLREFIDQCLIEDPTGRISADEAYKTYCAWAAKAHAPYFTKMHFSRLMVKGIYIRRVKSGTSYYCGYRINEEILLNDHKTISH